The proteins below come from a single Triticum aestivum cultivar Chinese Spring chromosome 5D, IWGSC CS RefSeq v2.1, whole genome shotgun sequence genomic window:
- the LOC123125831 gene encoding uncharacterized protein, with translation MDPTTTMARPSKKSRQSGSGLAELAAHLTKRLADANPSSNLVFSPLSIYAAVALLAPGARGATLDEVLRLLGARSREELEESISRVANDALQDLSGSGGPSVAFACGMWNDERRPLKPAYREAVVGTYRAEARSLDFRENSAEAARHINAWVAEVTRNLIDDVVSPSDVGMATDVVLANAIYFKGKWNLPFRETATRDRPFHRLEGTAVDAPFMYNPARQFIAVHDGFKVLKLQYKMRQRGYQPTQYSMCIFLPDAYDGLRSLVDEITSRPGFVHDHLPVMPVKVGDFGVPKFKLNFSSRMAEILKQLGLVLPFGQGSDLLDMVEDDGTGSPLLGQEVIHKAVIEVNEEGTEAAALTMPFLPPGCSRVMMSEPMVDFVADHPFAYFIVEEASGAILFAGHVVYPTNGSSTDDIGQPKEGDAFDEQRLPARGYELPVTKIPSVQFDVAGPTGNPGSSGLAALAVGLSRRLADGSADDNLVFSPLSIYTALALLAAGARDATLDEILGVLGARSRSELENFVSHMAADALQDRSASGGPRVAFACGVWSDLTRRLKPAFREAVVGTYKAEASSVDFCSAPEAARRQINAWAAQVTRNLIDSVLPPGSISPETRVVLGNAMYFKGKWEDQPFDKRHTAHKPFHRLDRSQVDVPFMQSWESQFVAVHDGFKVLKLRYKMAAPDDQEQAHPPFDSPVSPYAYPRPYPYAVSHDQWEGNTQPSDHSGYTQFSMCIFLPDSHDGLLGLLDTIVSRPGFLQDHLPEEQITLGEFRVPKFKLSFNSSLVAVLKKLGLKLPFCLEGDLSDMVEDGGSGLPIVVGDVIHKAVVEVNEEGTEAAAVTMVILSPGCAPMGSWSPPPQVDFIADHPFAYYIVEEATGAVVFAGHVLDPSKE, from the coding sequence ATGGATCCAACGACGACGATGGCCCGGCCGAGCAAGAAGTCGCGGCAGTCCGGCTCTGGCCTGGCGGAGCTCGCCGCCCACCTCACCAAGCGCCTCGCCGACGCTAACCCCAGCTCCAACCTCGTCTTCTCTCCGCTGTCCATCTACGCCGCCGTCGCGCTCCTGGCTCCGGGCGCCCGGGGGGCCACCCTGGACGAGGTCCTCCGCCTCCTCGGCGCGCGCTCCCGCGAAGAGCTCGAGGAATCCATCTCCCGCGTGGCGAACGACGCGCTCCAGGACCTGTCCGGATCCGGCGGCCCGAGCGTCGCGTTCGCATGCGGCATGTGGAACGACGAAAGGCGGCCCCTGAAGCCGGCTTACCGCGAGGCCGTCGTCGGCACGTACAGAGCGGAGGCGCGCAGCCTGGATTTCCGGGAGAACTCGGCGGAAGCGGCGCGTCACATCAACGCCTGGGTCGCGGAGGTCACGAGAAACCTCATCGACGACGTCGTCTCACCGAGCGACGTTGGCATGGCGACCGACGTCGTGCTCGCCAACGCCATATACTTCAAAGGCAAGTGGAACCTGCCGTTCCGCGAGACGGCCACCAGGGACAGGCCGTTCCACCGGCTCGAGGGAACCGCCGTCGACGCGCCCTTCATGTACAACCCCGCCCGCCAATTTATTGCCGTGCATGACGGGTTCAAGGTGCTCAAGCTGCAGTACAAGATGCGGCAGCGAGGATATCAACCCACACAGTACTCTATGTGCATCTTCCTGCCAGACGCCTACGACGGCCTGCGGAGCCTCGTCGACGAGATAACCTCCCGTCCGGGCTTCGTGCACGATCACCTGCCGGTGATGCCCGTCAAGGTCGGCGACTTCGGGGTTCCCAAGTTCAAACTCAATTTCTCGAGCAGAATGGCCGAAATCCTCAAACAGCTGGGCCTCGTTCTGCCGTTCGGCCAGGGTTCTGATCTGTTGGACATGGTGGAGGACGACGGCACCGGCTCCCCTTTGCTCGGTCAAGAGGTCATCCATAAGGCTGTCATCGAGGTCAACGAGGAAGGGACGGAAGCAGCCGCTCTCACCATGCCGTTCCTGCCTCCTGGATGTTCTCGTGTGATGATGTCGGAGCCCATGGTGGATTTCGTCGCCGACCATCCCTTCGCGTATTTCATAGTCGAGGAGGCCTCCGGCGCGATCCTCTTTGCAGGGCATGTCGTCTACCCAACCAATGGCAGCAGCACGGATGATATTGGGCAACCGAAAGAGGGGGATGCATTTGACGAGCAGAGGTTACCTGCTAGAGGGTATGAGTTGCCGGTGACCAAAATCCCGTCGGTGCAGTTCGATGTAGCAGGGCCAACGGGGAATCCTGGCTCCAGTGGCCTGGCAGCGCTCGCCGTCGGGCTCTCGAGGCGCCTTGCCGATGGGAGCGCGGACGACAACCTAGTCTTCTCGCCGCTGTCCATCTACACCGCTCTGGCGCTCCTGGCCGCGGGCGCCCGGGATGCCACACTGGACGAGATCCTCGGCGTGCTCGGCGCACGGTCGCGCAGCGAGCTCGAGAACTTCGTGTCACACATGGCGGCGGACGCACTCCAAGACAGGTCCGCCTCGGGCGGCCCCCGCGTCGCGTTCGCGTGCGGCGTGTGGAGCGACCTGACGCGGCGGCTGAAACCGGCCTTCCGTGAGGCCGTCGTGGGCACGTACAAGGCCGAGGCCAGCAGCGTCGACTTCTGCAGCGCGCCGGAGGCAGCACGGAGGCAGATCAACGCGTGGGCGGCTCAGGTGACGAGGAACCTCATCGACTCGGTCCTCCCGCCGGGGTCGATAAGCCCGGAGACTCGCGTCGTGCTCGGCAACGCCATGTACTTCAAGGGAAAGTGGGAGGACCAGCCGTTCGACAAGAGGCACACCGCTCACAAGCCATTCCACCGGCTCGACCGTAGCCAGGTCGACGTGCCCTTCATGCAGAGCTGGGAGTCACAGTTCGTCGCCGTGCATGACGGGTTCAAGGTACTCAAACTCCGGTACAAGATGGCGGCGCCAGATGACCAGGAACAGGCGCATCCTCCATTCGACAGCCCCGTGTCTCCGTACGCCTATCCTAGGCCATATCCCTATGCTGTCAGCCATGATCAGTGGGAAGGCAACACTCAACCATCCGATCATAGCGGGTATACGCAGTTCTCGATGTGCATCTTCCTCCCAGACTCCCACGACGGCCTGTTGGGGCTTCTGGACACGATAGTGTCCCGGCCTGGGTTCCTGCAGGACCACCTGCCGGAGGAGCAGATCACCCTCGGCGAGTTCCGGGTGCCAAAGTTCAAGCTGTCCTTCAACAGCAGCCTCGTCGCTGTTCTCAAGAAGCTGGGGCTCAAGCTGCCATTCTGCCTGGAAGGCGACCTGTCAgacatggtggaggacggcggctcTGGCTTGCCGATTGTAGTCGGGGATGTCATCCACAAGGCCGTCGTCGAGGTAAACGAGGAAGGTACTGAAGCTGCCGCAGTCACTATGGTCATCTTGTCTCCTGGATGTGCACCAATGGGGTCGTGGTCGCCGCCTCCACAAGTGGATTTCATCGCTGACCATCCGTTTGCTTACTACATAGTGGAGGAGGCAACCGGCGCAGTTGTCTTTGCGGGCCATGTTCTCGACCCTTCCAAGGAGTAA